The genomic window AGACACTGCCCCTATTCTTGGGGAGCTTCAAGTCCCTGCTGAAACACAAGACAAACCTGCACAAAACAGTAAAGAATGCAGGGTCCTAGGTACCCCAGCCCCTGAAAAGCATCTGGACCAACTGTGTCCAGACAGAGCTTGGGATCTTTGCCTCTACACCCTTTCCCTTCTGAAATCCCTGTTACCACTGAGACACCTGCGTTTCCAGCCACCTTGATTCCTCCATTCCACCTCCCCATGACCAGTCTATGGCCAAGTCCTTCATTTTCCctccctgcccctgccccccccccccacacacaccagcCAGGCCTGCATTCCTTCAGCTTTTAATGTTGCAACAGCTGCCAGAGGGTCCAACCTGGTGGGCCCACTCCTAACTTAGacacatactctctctctctctctctctctcgctctctctctctctctctctctctctctctctctctctctctccatacacacTCCCCCCCCTCACTAAAcctgtggctccctattgcctccaagatCAACTCTAAAATCCTCCCTTTGGCATCCAAAACCCTTCCTAATCTGGCCCCTTCCAAATCCCTTTGGTGGCTGAGTGGAGGAGGGGCTACATGAGGGAGAGGCTCAGGTGGGTGGACCCTCCAGCAGCTATTGCAGCATCAAAGACAGGCATTTGCACCAACTGTGCCCCCTCCTCATTGCCACCTCCTGGCTCCCTTCAAGTCTCAagtaaaatcccaccttctacaagaagcctgcTCCAGCCCCCCTAATCTTGGTGCCTTTCTTCTGATCTGTGGGTCCCTGTGCCACAGATCTTTTCATCATCTTGTTGGTACATAACTGGTTTGCATGTTGTCTGCCCTCCCCATTGGATTGAGAGCTCCTTGCAGGCAGACAGactgctttgccttcccttgtagCCACAGGTTCAGTCAGGGCCTGGCAGAGTGGGTGCCTTATGAGACACAGGGCCCCAGGCTAAAGCTGGACCTTCTTGCCtccatctccttccctccctacaCACCTTGGGTGACCAAGTGGACCCCTGAGCTTCCCACTGTCCTCTGACCTGGCCTGTTGCATGTTTCCAGGCTCCATGATGACCCATCTTCCCACTGGACTTTGGCTGAGGCTGCCCTGGCCTGGAACACGagcccctttctcctctccccactTAGGGTGCCTGTCTGAGTTCTGAGCACAAACCACAGAGAGATCCTCAGGAGAGTGTGAGCTCCCAGAGGCAGGAAGACATTCCCTTTGTCTCCTTGTCCCAGGGTTCAGCACAGGGGACTTCATAGATGATGCTGACTGAAGGGAGCCAGGCCTGGGCTCAGGAGAGGAAGGTGGGCTTCTGGCCCCTCCTTTAGGTGCTTGAGGTGGGAGGTCAGAGGGTCTCTAGCATGGCAGCCCTCTACCTGCTCCAATTTAGGTCTCAGAGCCTGGACAGAGAAGCAAGACCAGTGAGCCTGGGGTGGTTTTGACCCTTGGGCCAGGAGCCCCAAGCTGCCtcaccttctcttctcttttcagatATTCTGAGCAACAGCATCAAACCCTATGATGTGAGTGGGACTCGCCCCTGTGCAGGGAGGGTGGGGCTGAGGGGTGGTGACAGTTGTGACCAGGACTGGGAGGAGAGGGCTCTGAAAAGATAAGTCCTGGGAGGTTCTCCAGGCAGCATCTGACCCAGGTCATCCAGAAGCAGTTGGTTTGTTCTGGATTGGGACTCGCTGTGCCCAGGGCAAGGTTGGGCCATCTGAAAATCTGTAGTGGGGGGAAGGGACAATAGGAACACCCTTTGGGAGAGTGAGTGGAGtagaaagaaccctggatttggaACATGATCTACTGAGCACCCATGTGGTCTCAGACAAGCATTgaccttctctgggtctcagtttcctcctctgtaaaacaaaaGTCTTGGTGGGCTTAGACACCCCTcaggtcccttccacctctggATTCCACAAACCAGTGATGCCGATTCTCTCTAGAGAGGGAATTCCTTCTGCCAAAGGGGGGCCCTGCGGGTCAGAGTGTCAGGCTGATGTCCCTCTGAACCTTGCCCTCATTCAGGCTGAAGACAGTGAAAAGTTCAAgacaattgtggagtttgaatgccGGGGCCTGGAGCCAGTGGACTTCCAACCCCAAGTAGGTGATGTTTCCCCCTCCACACACCCCCAGAGTCCCTCCTTGTCCCAGCTTCCAGGGTGCTGGTGCTGCAGACCTTGGAGGCTGGAAGCTCCACAACCCTGACTCCCCACAGTCAATGCTTCTTCCCTCACATCCAGTGGAGCTGCCTGGGAGGAGTTGTTTGCACAGCCTGGGCCCCGAGACCCCCGCTTCCTCCTCCATGAACCTCTGATCATGACAATAAATGGAATCCAGTGCTTCTACCAGGTGCTGCAGGCACAGGCAGAAGCCCAGGGCTGGGGACAGGGAGTGCAGGGAGAGGAAATAAGAAGAGTCTGTTTATAGAATAAAGCTGGCCAGGATAAAGTCTAGCCATGGTCCTGGGGCTGATTGAGGACTGACAGAAGCCCCCCCAGAAGACTACAGGCCCAACCCTGAGGTCCAGGAGGCAGGGGAAGCCATGGCGAGACCTTGGAGACAATGCTGGCCACAGTTTCCCCTCCTAAGGCCCTTCTAGATGTGGCTTTGTGACCAGGACCACATCCCTAAGGCCCTGAACCAAACTCATGATCATTGTCTACTGGTTCCACCCAGGCTGGCTTCGCTGCTGAGGGCACAGAGACCGGGACGGCTTTCAGTGACATCAACTTGCTTGAAAAGGTAGTTCCACAAGGAAGATGTGAGGTGTAGATGGTGAGGTGTGGACCCCAGGcatgcccccccacccccaccccagccagCCTTCTCCCTCTGCCTGGACTCTGGCTTTGAGCAGATGATGAATTCCTGTTAATCTGCCTGTGGGGCCTAGCATATCATGCATGCAGAAGTGCCCTAGAGGGAGACCCCCTTTTATAGTAGAGGTCAAGGAGCTTGGGGGTGCAGGAGGGTGGCAAAGAACAGCTGACATCCTCACTGCCTCTCacccccccctcctccccaggACTGGACAGACTACGATGAAAAAGCCCAGGAATCAGTGGGAATCTATGAGGTCACACATAAGTTTGTGAAATGCTGAAAGAAACTGCCTGTTAGCCCCTGACGACCATGCACAGGTTGGC from Macrotis lagotis isolate mMagLag1 chromosome 2, bilby.v1.9.chrom.fasta, whole genome shotgun sequence includes these protein-coding regions:
- the CZIB gene encoding CXXC motif containing zinc binding protein isoform X2; translated protein: MGKIGLQLKATLENVTHLRPVGDDFRWYLKDRAPLKGGRGSATMVQKCKLCSRDNSIDILSNSIKPYDAEDSEKFKTIVEFECRGLEPVDFQPQAGFAAEGTETGTAFSDINLLEKDWTDYDEKAQESVGIYEVTHKFVKC
- the CZIB gene encoding CXXC motif containing zinc binding protein isoform X1, whose amino-acid sequence is MGKIGLQLKATLENVTHLRPVGDDFRWYLKMKCGNCGEVADRWQYLRLMDRAPLKGGRGSATMVQKCKLCSRDNSIDILSNSIKPYDAEDSEKFKTIVEFECRGLEPVDFQPQAGFAAEGTETGTAFSDINLLEKDWTDYDEKAQESVGIYEVTHKFVKC